Proteins from a single region of Thermus albus:
- a CDS encoding FAD-dependent oxidoreductase: MGKRLVVIGGVAGGASAAAKAKRENPDLEVVVYEKSGWVSYGACGLPYVLSGEIPRLEKLVARTPEEFRKQGVEIHTHHEVVDVDPELKTLTVFDHQEGRTFQDRYDHLVLATGARPILPPIPGTEQQGVYTLRSMEDGQKLLKALEGAKRAAILGAGYIGLEVAEAFRKRGLEVTLLELKDRPLPHWDGEVGHLLKEELERHGVEVWTGVRVVAFRGQGRVEAVETSEGVVPADLVLVATGVRPNTLLAQAMGVALGPTGAIATDERMRTNLEGVYAAGDVAESFHQVLKRPYWLPLGDVANKHGRTAGAVIAGKEARFAGVVGTAIFKAFGLAVATTGLSQEAALREGFRAKKVFIQSRDGAHYYPGSQPLWVELVYEERTGKLLGGAVVAHGHGALRIDALAALLHQGGTVEDLLSLDLAYAPPYSPVWDPLLIAAQQAR; encoded by the coding sequence ATGGGCAAGCGGCTGGTGGTGATCGGTGGGGTGGCGGGTGGGGCTTCCGCCGCCGCCAAGGCCAAGCGGGAGAACCCGGACCTCGAGGTGGTGGTCTACGAAAAGTCGGGCTGGGTTTCCTACGGGGCCTGCGGCCTGCCCTACGTGCTTTCCGGGGAGATTCCCCGTCTGGAAAAGCTGGTGGCCCGGACCCCGGAGGAGTTCCGGAAGCAGGGGGTAGAGATCCACACCCATCACGAGGTGGTGGACGTGGATCCGGAGCTCAAAACCCTCACCGTCTTTGACCACCAGGAAGGGCGCACCTTCCAGGACCGGTACGACCACCTGGTCCTGGCCACCGGGGCTAGGCCCATCCTTCCCCCCATCCCGGGCACGGAGCAGCAAGGGGTCTACACCCTAAGGAGCATGGAGGATGGCCAAAAGCTCCTCAAGGCCCTGGAAGGGGCCAAAAGGGCCGCCATCCTGGGGGCGGGGTACATCGGCCTCGAGGTGGCCGAGGCCTTCCGCAAGCGGGGCCTCGAGGTCACCCTCCTGGAGCTCAAGGACCGCCCCTTACCCCACTGGGATGGGGAAGTGGGCCATCTCCTCAAGGAAGAGCTGGAGCGCCATGGGGTGGAGGTCTGGACGGGGGTGAGGGTGGTGGCCTTCAGGGGCCAGGGCCGGGTGGAGGCGGTGGAAACCTCGGAAGGGGTGGTGCCCGCCGATTTGGTCCTGGTGGCCACGGGGGTCCGGCCCAATACCCTCCTGGCCCAGGCCATGGGGGTGGCCTTGGGCCCCACGGGGGCCATCGCCACCGACGAAAGAATGCGCACCAACCTGGAAGGCGTGTATGCCGCCGGGGACGTGGCGGAAAGCTTCCACCAGGTGCTGAAGCGCCCCTACTGGCTTCCCTTGGGGGACGTGGCCAACAAGCACGGCCGCACCGCCGGGGCGGTCATCGCCGGCAAGGAGGCCCGCTTTGCCGGGGTGGTGGGCACCGCCATCTTCAAGGCCTTTGGCCTGGCGGTGGCCACCACGGGTCTTTCCCAGGAGGCGGCCCTAAGGGAAGGGTTCCGCGCCAAGAAGGTCTTCATCCAAAGCCGGGACGGGGCCCATTACTACCCGGGAAGCCAGCCCCTTTGGGTGGAGCTGGTCTACGAAGAGAGGACGGGAAAGCTTTTAGGCGGGGCCGTGGTGGCCCATGGGCACGGGGCCTTGCGCATAGATGCCCTAGCCGCCCTGCTGCACCAAGGGGGCACGGTGGAGGACCTCTTGAGCCTGGACCTGGCCTACGCCCCGCCCTATAGCCCCGTCTGGGACCCCCTTCTCATCGCCGCCCAGCAAGCCAGGTAA
- a CDS encoding ABC transporter ATP-binding protein has product MANLRAENLSKRYRQGEREVVALEGFTFSFPQGSTAVVGPSGSGKTTLLNLLAGFDLPTEGGVYLGELALHQLSEDQRAEVRLRNMGFVFQQWNLIPTLTAWENVAFPLLLAGLPPKERRERALALLEQVGLLERAQHLPSRLSGGEQQRVALARALALDPPILFADEPTGNLDAASREQVAALLFEAGQARTLILVTHDLELASQADRILHLRGGRLVRVATPAPG; this is encoded by the coding sequence ATGGCCAACCTACGAGCCGAAAACCTCAGCAAGCGCTATCGGCAGGGGGAGAGGGAGGTGGTGGCCCTCGAGGGTTTCACCTTCTCCTTTCCCCAGGGGAGTACCGCGGTGGTGGGGCCTTCGGGGAGCGGCAAGACCACCCTCCTAAACCTCCTCGCCGGTTTTGACCTGCCCACGGAAGGGGGAGTGTACCTGGGGGAGCTGGCCTTGCACCAGCTTTCCGAGGACCAAAGGGCCGAGGTGCGCCTCCGGAATATGGGCTTTGTCTTCCAGCAGTGGAACCTGATCCCCACCCTCACCGCCTGGGAAAACGTGGCCTTTCCCCTCCTCCTGGCGGGCCTTCCCCCCAAGGAAAGGAGGGAGCGGGCCCTAGCCCTTTTGGAACAGGTCGGGCTTCTGGAAAGGGCCCAGCATCTGCCAAGCCGCCTGTCGGGGGGAGAACAGCAACGGGTGGCCCTGGCCCGGGCCCTGGCCCTGGATCCCCCCATCCTCTTCGCCGACGAGCCCACGGGGAACCTGGACGCCGCCTCCCGGGAACAGGTGGCGGCCCTGCTCTTTGAGGCTGGGCAGGCGCGTACCCTCATCCTGGTGACCCACGACCTGGAGCTGGCCAGCCAGGCGGACCGGATCCTGCACCTAAGGGGAGGCCGGCTGGTACGGGTAGCCACCCCGGCACCAGGCTAA
- a CDS encoding ABC transporter permease, whose translation MEVLALVLRNLLARPVRSLLTLLGVLIATTSMVLFLSFGEGLRRSLAQELSRVGPAIQIVPEGMEGLGFSGYPEITPKEYGLAQEAGRELGVRAIIPTLFLARGGFDPQTSFFFQGLPQGVAPDLLYPGVRVQAGRLLPSERGAIVGAKVAKRSQLSLGGPLRLSPRVELRVEGILEESGGLADNLIFVPLKPLQEVLGTENYTALLVALNPGQKAEEVARALEASLPGLKAQTTGDVMRFAERALRISDLVRFGISLVALVVGGLLVANTVMMSVYERTREFGVMRALGAKRGFIFRLVVLEALFLALLGGVLGLALGSAVSYAINLYTLDQVGLALSAVTPRLSLFALLVALGLGLSAGLLPAYHASRIPVVEALGRV comes from the coding sequence ATGGAAGTCCTTGCGCTGGTCCTCCGCAACCTCTTGGCCCGTCCCGTGCGTAGCCTCCTGACCCTTCTGGGGGTCCTGATCGCCACCACCAGCATGGTCCTTTTCCTATCCTTCGGGGAGGGCTTGCGGCGCTCCCTGGCCCAGGAGCTATCCCGGGTGGGCCCCGCCATTCAGATCGTCCCCGAGGGGATGGAGGGGCTGGGGTTCTCCGGGTATCCTGAAATCACCCCCAAGGAGTACGGGCTGGCCCAGGAAGCGGGCAGGGAGCTGGGTGTCAGGGCCATCATCCCCACCCTCTTCCTGGCTCGAGGCGGGTTCGACCCCCAGACCAGCTTCTTCTTCCAGGGCCTGCCGCAAGGCGTAGCCCCGGACCTCCTTTACCCGGGGGTAAGGGTACAGGCCGGCCGGCTTCTCCCTTCGGAAAGGGGGGCCATCGTGGGGGCCAAGGTGGCCAAACGCAGCCAGCTTTCCCTAGGAGGCCCCCTCAGGCTTTCCCCCCGGGTGGAACTGAGGGTGGAGGGCATCCTGGAGGAAAGCGGGGGGCTTGCCGATAACCTCATCTTCGTGCCCCTAAAGCCCTTGCAGGAGGTTCTGGGCACGGAAAACTACACCGCCTTGCTGGTGGCCTTAAACCCCGGGCAGAAGGCGGAGGAGGTGGCCCGGGCCCTGGAGGCCAGCCTCCCCGGCCTCAAGGCCCAGACCACCGGGGACGTGATGCGCTTTGCCGAAAGGGCCTTGCGCATCAGCGACCTCGTGCGCTTTGGCATCAGCCTGGTGGCCTTGGTGGTGGGGGGGCTTTTGGTGGCCAACACGGTGATGATGTCCGTCTATGAAAGGACGCGGGAGTTTGGGGTCATGCGGGCTTTGGGCGCCAAGCGGGGTTTCATCTTCCGGCTGGTGGTGCTGGAGGCGCTTTTCCTTGCCCTGTTGGGCGGTGTGTTGGGGCTGGCCTTGGGAAGCGCGGTTTCCTATGCCATCAACCTCTACACCCTGGACCAGGTGGGCCTAGCCCTCTCCGCGGTCACCCCCAGGCTTTCCCTCTTTGCCCTCTTGGTAGCCCTGGGGCTAGGGCTTTCCGCCGGGCTTCTTCCCGCCTACCACGCCAGCCGCATCCCGGTGGTGGAGGCCTTGGGGAGGGTGTGA
- a CDS encoding NIPSNAP family containing protein, producing the protein MTVQMRRYRLKEGTREAFQKVFLEVIVPLRQATGFKVLGAYWIGEREFLWFVGHEDFLEAEKAYYSHPERQKVDPSQYLEEIETRFVERLI; encoded by the coding sequence ATGACCGTACAGATGCGCCGCTACCGGTTGAAGGAAGGCACCCGCGAGGCTTTCCAAAAGGTGTTCTTGGAGGTCATCGTCCCCTTGCGCCAGGCCACCGGGTTTAAGGTGCTGGGAGCCTACTGGATCGGGGAGCGGGAGTTCTTGTGGTTCGTGGGCCACGAGGACTTCCTCGAGGCGGAAAAGGCCTACTACAGCCACCCCGAAAGGCAGAAGGTGGACCCCAGCCAGTACCTGGAGGAGATAGAAACCCGCTTCGTGGAAAGGCTCATCTAG
- the alaS gene encoding alanine--tRNA ligase: protein MRTAEIREKYLSFFEGKGHLRLPSFSLIPENDPSLLFTSAGMAPLKPYFLGAKPIFGGKEWRRITTCQKCLRVGDIENVGRTARHNTFFEMLGNFSFGDYFKKEAILWAWEFLTDPKWLGLDPDRLWVTVYEDDDEAYAIWRDLVGVPAERIGRFGEDENYWPGGAITHGPNGPSGPCSEIFYDRGPAFGTPDETGPNTGSGDRFVEIWNLVFTQYDRQGPIPGPGILKPLPQKNIDTGMGLYRVAAILQDVEDFYRTDTFYPIIQRVALWSGRPYEGKASVSHRVIADHVRAVVAALSDGVTFSNTGRGYVIRRLLRRALRHGYLLGLQDPFLHRLAPVVAEVLGDFYPEMRENLPAVEKQIRLEEERFLETLEGGLKRLDALLSGLRPGEVVPGVEAFRLYDTYGFPLDLTVEIAAERGYGVDTEGFKRAMEEQQERSRAAMAFEREIFKKSAQVLEELYVERGATEFLGYGTLEAEATVLALLAGDQSLEEAGPGTEVQVVLDKTPFYAEGGGQIGDFGRLEWPSGRARVETTLKTERGIFLHRARVEEGVLRVGATVRAVVDPARRDTERHHTATHLLHAALRAVLGPHVRQAGSLVAPDRLRFDFTHPEPLREEELERIELLVNRWVLADFPVTWRYMPLEEAKREGAMALFGEKYGEVVRVVRVEGSPLPGVESKELCGGTHVRRTGEIGAFLIQREEAVSAGVRRLEAVAGEWAVRLARGSLKRLKFLAERLSVGEAQLEERVEKLLQELKAKEREVESLKARLVQAELGKEFSLLEKGGLRYGVLEIPAVDMAALRQAADDLVQKGADVALVLSGGQAVLKLSPRAQERGLEAGALFHALTERAGGRGGGKGALAQGGGLSPEKAREALPSLLP from the coding sequence ATGCGCACGGCGGAGATCCGGGAAAAGTACCTGTCCTTCTTTGAGGGCAAGGGGCATTTGCGCCTCCCCTCCTTCAGCCTCATCCCCGAAAACGACCCCTCCTTGCTCTTCACCTCTGCGGGCATGGCCCCCTTAAAGCCCTACTTCCTGGGGGCCAAGCCCATCTTTGGGGGTAAGGAGTGGCGAAGGATCACCACCTGCCAGAAGTGCCTCCGGGTGGGGGACATAGAGAACGTGGGGAGAACCGCCCGGCACAATACCTTCTTTGAGATGCTGGGCAACTTCTCCTTTGGCGATTACTTCAAGAAGGAGGCCATCCTCTGGGCCTGGGAGTTCCTCACCGACCCCAAGTGGCTGGGCTTGGACCCCGATCGGCTTTGGGTCACGGTCTATGAGGACGACGACGAGGCCTACGCCATCTGGCGGGACCTGGTGGGGGTGCCCGCGGAAAGGATTGGCCGTTTTGGCGAGGACGAGAACTACTGGCCGGGTGGGGCCATCACCCACGGTCCCAACGGTCCCAGTGGACCCTGCTCGGAGATCTTCTACGACCGGGGCCCGGCCTTTGGCACCCCGGACGAGACCGGCCCCAACACGGGGAGCGGGGACCGCTTCGTGGAGATCTGGAACCTGGTCTTCACCCAGTACGACCGCCAGGGCCCCATCCCAGGCCCCGGCATCTTAAAACCCCTGCCCCAGAAGAACATTGACACGGGGATGGGCCTTTACCGGGTGGCGGCCATCCTCCAGGACGTGGAGGACTTCTACCGCACGGACACCTTCTATCCCATCATCCAGCGGGTGGCCCTCTGGAGCGGCAGGCCCTACGAGGGAAAGGCCTCCGTGAGCCACCGGGTGATCGCGGACCACGTCCGGGCGGTGGTGGCGGCCCTTTCCGACGGGGTGACCTTCTCCAACACCGGCCGGGGGTACGTGATCCGCCGCCTGCTCCGCCGGGCCTTAAGGCACGGCTACCTTTTGGGTTTGCAGGATCCCTTCCTCCACCGCCTGGCCCCGGTGGTGGCCGAGGTCTTGGGGGACTTCTACCCCGAGATGCGGGAGAACCTGCCCGCGGTGGAGAAGCAGATCCGCCTCGAGGAGGAGCGCTTCCTGGAAACCCTGGAGGGGGGTCTTAAGCGTTTGGACGCCTTGCTCTCTGGCCTCAGGCCGGGTGAGGTGGTGCCGGGGGTGGAGGCCTTCCGCCTCTACGATACCTACGGCTTCCCCCTGGACCTCACGGTGGAGATCGCCGCGGAAAGGGGCTATGGGGTGGACACCGAGGGCTTCAAGAGGGCCATGGAGGAGCAGCAGGAGCGTTCCCGAGCCGCCATGGCCTTTGAGCGGGAGATCTTCAAGAAGAGCGCCCAGGTGCTGGAGGAGCTTTACGTGGAGAGGGGGGCCACGGAGTTTTTAGGCTACGGCACCCTCGAGGCGGAGGCCACGGTCTTGGCCCTCTTGGCCGGGGACCAGAGCCTGGAGGAAGCAGGTCCCGGCACCGAGGTCCAGGTGGTCCTGGACAAGACCCCCTTCTATGCGGAAGGGGGTGGGCAGATCGGGGACTTCGGCCGGTTGGAATGGCCCTCAGGCCGGGCCAGGGTGGAGACCACCCTCAAGACGGAAAGGGGCATCTTCCTGCACCGGGCCAGGGTGGAAGAGGGGGTGTTGCGGGTGGGGGCGACGGTGCGGGCGGTGGTGGACCCTGCCCGCCGGGACACGGAGCGCCACCACACCGCCACCCACCTCCTCCACGCCGCCCTTAGGGCGGTCTTGGGCCCCCATGTGCGCCAGGCGGGGAGCCTGGTGGCCCCAGACCGCCTGCGCTTTGACTTCACCCACCCCGAGCCCCTTAGGGAGGAGGAGCTGGAGCGGATTGAGCTTTTGGTGAACCGCTGGGTCCTGGCGGATTTCCCCGTTACCTGGCGCTACATGCCCCTGGAGGAGGCTAAGCGGGAAGGGGCCATGGCCCTTTTCGGGGAGAAGTACGGGGAAGTGGTGCGGGTGGTGCGGGTGGAGGGAAGCCCTCTGCCCGGGGTGGAGTCCAAGGAGCTCTGCGGGGGCACCCACGTGCGGCGCACGGGGGAGATCGGGGCCTTCCTCATCCAGAGGGAAGAGGCGGTTTCCGCCGGGGTGCGGCGCCTGGAGGCGGTGGCCGGGGAATGGGCGGTGCGCTTGGCCCGGGGGAGTCTAAAGCGGCTTAAGTTCCTTGCCGAAAGGCTTTCCGTGGGGGAGGCCCAGCTGGAAGAGCGCGTGGAAAAGCTCCTACAGGAACTCAAGGCCAAGGAGAGGGAGGTGGAAAGCCTAAAGGCCCGCCTGGTGCAGGCGGAGCTCGGAAAGGAGTTTTCCCTTTTGGAGAAGGGGGGCTTGCGCTACGGGGTGCTGGAGATCCCTGCGGTGGACATGGCCGCCTTGCGCCAGGCGGCGGACGACCTGGTGCAGAAGGGGGCCGATGTGGCTTTGGTCCTGAGCGGGGGACAAGCGGTGCTGAAGCTTTCGCCACGGGCCCAGGAAAGGGGCCTCGAGGCGGGTGCCCTCTTCCACGCCCTCACGGAGCGGGCGGGTGGCCGGGGGGGCGGGAAGGGGGCCTTGGCCCAAGGGGGTGGGCTATCCCCCGAGAAGGCGCGGGAGGCCCTTCCCAGCCTCTTGCCCTAG
- the ruvX gene encoding Holliday junction resolvase RuvX: protein MRVGALDVGEARIGLAVGEEGSPFAFGRGYLVRKGLEADVAAILDFVRREGLGKLLVGLPLRTDLKESAQAQRVLPLVEALRAKGLEVELLDERYTTQAAARRLKHAPKRVRQEKGRLDEMSAVILLEGYLAGRL from the coding sequence ATGCGGGTGGGCGCGCTTGATGTGGGAGAGGCCAGGATCGGCCTGGCGGTGGGGGAGGAGGGAAGCCCCTTCGCCTTCGGCCGGGGTTATTTGGTGCGCAAGGGCCTGGAAGCGGATGTGGCGGCCATCCTGGACTTCGTGCGCCGGGAAGGGCTGGGTAAGCTTCTGGTGGGCCTTCCCCTCCGCACCGACCTCAAGGAAAGCGCCCAGGCCCAGCGGGTCCTTCCCCTGGTGGAGGCCTTGAGGGCCAAGGGCCTCGAGGTGGAGCTTTTGGACGAGCGCTACACCACCCAGGCGGCAGCCAGGCGCCTAAAACATGCTCCCAAGCGGGTTCGCCAGGAGAAGGGCCGGCTGGATGAGATGAGTGCGGTGATCCTTTTGGAGGGGTATCTTGCGGGAAGGCTCTAG
- the mltG gene encoding endolytic transglycosylase MltG — MREGSRRWLWRGVVAFFVTFALLLSYALWLLGPTGKEATVRIPRGATGQEVARILEEAGLLRSGYLFAAYLRFSGRAKGLVPGVYRLTGEGAFRLARALTGGEKPLTVTLTFPEGERAVDYARRLSQAGLDGEGFLRIVQEPGALRPPYVEGRTLEGYLFPATYTFDLLATPEEVLRALLRRFESELTPPVKRLLQERGLSVHAWVTLASIVQAEAGSLEEMPMIAGVFLNRLERGMPLQADPTVAYALGKRLPELSRKAGDFAHDSPYNTYRYAGLPPGPIGNPGRAALLSVLNPVRTDSQGRPYLYFFHAKGRLFLSTSFEAHQEALRQHRYSSP; from the coding sequence TTGCGGGAAGGCTCTAGGCGTTGGCTTTGGCGCGGGGTGGTGGCCTTCTTTGTGACCTTTGCCCTCCTCCTCTCCTATGCCCTTTGGCTTCTGGGCCCCACGGGGAAGGAGGCTACCGTGCGCATTCCCCGAGGGGCCACGGGGCAAGAGGTGGCGAGGATTTTAGAAGAGGCGGGGCTTTTGCGCTCAGGTTACCTTTTTGCCGCCTATCTCCGCTTCTCCGGCCGGGCCAAGGGACTGGTCCCGGGCGTTTACCGCCTCACGGGGGAGGGGGCCTTCCGCCTGGCCCGGGCCCTCACGGGAGGGGAGAAGCCCCTTACGGTGACCCTCACCTTCCCCGAAGGGGAAAGGGCTGTGGACTACGCCAGAAGGCTTTCCCAGGCCGGGCTGGATGGGGAGGGTTTCCTAAGGATCGTCCAGGAGCCCGGCGCCTTGCGCCCCCCCTACGTGGAGGGCAGGACCCTGGAGGGCTACCTCTTCCCGGCCACCTACACCTTTGACCTGCTCGCCACCCCCGAGGAGGTGCTCCGGGCCCTCCTGCGCCGCTTTGAGTCCGAGCTTACCCCTCCGGTAAAGCGCCTTTTGCAGGAGAGGGGGCTTTCCGTTCACGCCTGGGTGACCTTGGCCTCCATCGTCCAGGCGGAGGCGGGGAGCCTCGAGGAGATGCCCATGATCGCAGGGGTTTTCCTAAACCGGTTGGAACGGGGTATGCCCCTCCAGGCGGATCCCACGGTGGCCTATGCCCTGGGCAAGCGCCTACCTGAGCTCTCCCGGAAGGCCGGGGATTTCGCCCATGACTCCCCCTACAACACCTACCGCTATGCCGGGCTTCCCCCGGGGCCCATTGGGAACCCGGGGCGGGCGGCGCTTCTCTCTGTGCTGAACCCGGTGCGCACCGATTCCCAAGGCCGCCCCTACCTTTACTTTTTCCACGCCAAGGGCCGGCTTTTTCTCAGCACCAGCTTTGAGGCCCATCAGGAGGCCCTTCGCCAGCACCGCTACTCCTCCCCGTGA
- a CDS encoding carbohydrate ABC transporter permease, with the protein MRRLPLWLFSLPALLTLGVFVLYPFLDVIRFSTWEWSGLSEPKPVGLKNYQDLLRDPAFFGSLWVTLKFMLLALPLFVGLSLALAVALEGAPYERLAKSLLFLPGLVTLGGATLSWYTLFTPEYGALAQFLPIPPWDREGFWALFMVVLFTLWRHLGYGVLVASARLKAIPKTLLEAAYVDGAGPLEAFRHVILPLMRPAVAFLVVVGTILSLQSYSAVFLLTRGGPYGATRVLGYYLYESGFENFRLGYAAAVTVVILLLTLFFAYAQLRLLRHGEE; encoded by the coding sequence GTGCGGCGCCTACCCCTTTGGCTCTTTTCCTTGCCGGCCCTTCTCACCCTGGGGGTCTTCGTCCTCTATCCCTTTTTGGATGTGATTCGCTTTTCCACCTGGGAGTGGTCGGGGCTTTCCGAGCCGAAACCGGTGGGGCTAAAAAACTACCAGGACCTCCTAAGGGACCCTGCCTTCTTTGGAAGCCTCTGGGTGACCCTAAAGTTCATGCTCCTGGCCCTGCCCCTTTTCGTGGGGCTTTCCCTGGCCTTGGCGGTGGCCCTGGAGGGGGCACCTTACGAACGCTTGGCCAAAAGCCTCCTCTTCCTCCCGGGCCTCGTCACCCTGGGCGGGGCCACCCTAAGCTGGTACACCCTCTTCACCCCCGAGTACGGGGCCCTAGCCCAGTTCCTCCCCATCCCCCCTTGGGACCGGGAAGGATTTTGGGCCCTTTTCATGGTGGTCCTCTTCACCCTCTGGCGCCACCTGGGGTATGGGGTCCTGGTGGCCTCGGCCCGGCTTAAGGCCATTCCCAAAACCCTTTTGGAAGCCGCCTATGTGGACGGGGCCGGGCCCTTGGAGGCCTTCCGCCACGTGATCCTCCCCCTCATGCGCCCGGCGGTGGCCTTTTTGGTGGTGGTGGGCACCATCCTCTCCTTACAGTCCTACTCCGCGGTCTTCCTCCTCACCCGGGGCGGGCCCTATGGGGCCACCCGGGTCCTAGGCTACTACCTCTATGAGTCGGGGTTTGAAAACTTCCGGTTGGGCTACGCCGCCGCCGTCACCGTGGTCATCCTCCTCCTCACCCTCTTCTTCGCCTATGCCCAGCTTAGGCTTTTGCGTCACGGGGAGGAGTAG
- a CDS encoding bioflim formation protein encodes MKRLAALLTLSLALAQAPAYPENTLGLGYAPDKGPYLQGSALLPFSPLGIDTGLDLQALMAQNPEVFALLKANLFPGLVLADLYTSVGVGLDLRYPFGVHLGPVVSLEVPGGALSAYGGLGYQGGFHLAWGAGFRFYLEPLALEVSASDRYPFLLSLLYLW; translated from the coding sequence ATGAAGCGCTTAGCCGCTCTCCTTACCCTGAGCCTAGCCCTGGCCCAGGCCCCCGCCTACCCGGAAAACACCCTGGGCCTAGGTTATGCCCCGGACAAGGGCCCCTACCTCCAAGGAAGCGCCCTCTTGCCCTTTAGCCCCTTGGGCATTGACACGGGGCTTGACCTGCAGGCCCTCATGGCCCAAAACCCTGAGGTCTTCGCCCTTTTGAAGGCCAACCTCTTCCCGGGCCTGGTCCTGGCAGATCTCTACACCTCGGTGGGGGTGGGCCTGGACCTGAGGTACCCCTTTGGCGTGCACCTGGGGCCGGTGGTGAGCCTCGAGGTGCCCGGAGGAGCCCTTTCCGCCTATGGGGGACTGGGCTACCAAGGGGGCTTCCACCTGGCCTGGGGGGCGGGCTTCAGGTTCTACCTGGAGCCCTTGGCCTTGGAGGTTTCCGCCTCCGACCGGTATCCCTTCCTCCTAAGCCTCCTCTACCTCTGGTAA
- a CDS encoding Uma2 family endonuclease: MGHAVKALRTLSAGEYLAWEETQRERHELVEGVPHAMAGASRVHNLLVGNLYALLRPLARARGCRLYSETVKLRIGESTFYYPDLMLVCAGDPPHAYYEDQPCLLIEVVSQATEVIDRREKLSRYLGIQSLQGYLLVDSRTRKVEGFLRRGEGWVYALWEGVQGKTIEVPCLGIHISMGQIYEDTGIPEDTGGQLKTDQI, from the coding sequence ATGGGGCATGCCGTCAAAGCCCTTAGGACCCTCTCTGCAGGGGAATACCTGGCTTGGGAGGAAACCCAGAGGGAGCGGCATGAGCTGGTGGAAGGCGTGCCCCACGCCATGGCCGGCGCCAGCCGAGTGCACAACCTCCTGGTGGGAAACCTCTATGCCCTCCTAAGACCCCTCGCCCGTGCCCGCGGCTGCCGCCTCTACTCGGAAACGGTAAAGCTCAGGATAGGGGAAAGCACCTTTTACTACCCGGACCTCATGCTGGTCTGCGCTGGCGATCCCCCCCACGCCTACTACGAAGACCAACCCTGCCTGTTGATAGAAGTAGTCTCTCAGGCCACCGAGGTTATAGACCGTAGGGAGAAGCTAAGCCGTTACCTGGGTATTCAGAGCCTCCAGGGCTACCTCCTGGTGGACAGCCGTACCCGAAAAGTAGAGGGGTTCCTTCGGCGGGGCGAGGGATGGGTTTACGCGCTTTGGGAAGGCGTCCAGGGGAAAACCATAGAGGTGCCATGCTTGGGGATCCACATCTCTATGGGGCAAATCTATGAGGACACGGGGATTCCCGAGGACACAGGTGGCCAACTAAAGACGGACCAAATTTAA
- a CDS encoding AAA family ATPase — MSAAFSLEARPALVPLKDHPLLILVGLTGVGKSTLVEALGFPRLPDRRELVDLYVLPRYGVTPPIPREERFRLTRRFREEFPGGVAEVLARGYGEPRFPLLFDGLRGEAEVAYALAHLPKALFVVLHAREATRLKRLLSRGDAFDRVELRPEELAELKALAEGVLSPEELEEALALAPWEEVLAKLKIVAEEKRNYDPLGPLRLLSHHPRALVLDTEKLSLREEVGAVRAFLGRFGL, encoded by the coding sequence ATGTCGGCCGCCTTCTCCCTCGAGGCCCGCCCGGCCCTCGTTCCCCTAAAGGACCATCCTCTCCTTATCCTGGTGGGCCTAACCGGGGTGGGGAAAAGCACCCTGGTGGAGGCCCTGGGCTTTCCCCGGCTTCCCGACCGCCGGGAGCTGGTGGACCTTTACGTCCTTCCCCGCTACGGGGTAACCCCGCCCATTCCCCGGGAGGAGCGCTTCCGCCTGACCCGCCGCTTCCGGGAAGAGTTCCCGGGAGGGGTGGCCGAGGTCCTGGCCCGGGGGTATGGGGAACCCCGCTTTCCCCTTCTCTTTGACGGGCTTCGGGGGGAGGCGGAGGTGGCCTATGCCCTGGCCCACCTACCCAAGGCCCTTTTCGTGGTCCTCCATGCCCGGGAGGCCACGCGGCTGAAGCGGCTTCTTTCCCGTGGGGATGCCTTTGACCGGGTGGAGCTTCGCCCGGAGGAGTTGGCGGAGCTAAAGGCCCTGGCAGAAGGGGTGCTGTCCCCGGAAGAGTTGGAGGAGGCCTTGGCCCTGGCCCCTTGGGAGGAGGTCTTGGCCAAGCTTAAGATCGTGGCCGAGGAGAAGCGGAACTACGATCCCCTGGGCCCCTTGCGCCTCCTTTCCCACCACCCCCGGGCCCTGGTCTTGGACACGGAGAAGCTTTCCCTAAGGGAGGAGGTGGGGGCGGTGAGGGCTTTTCTGGGCCGGTTTGGCCTCTAA